One part of the Onychomys torridus chromosome 13, mOncTor1.1, whole genome shotgun sequence genome encodes these proteins:
- the Ctxn3 gene encoding cortexin-3, with translation MMDGGQPIPSPLVPFGNASDSSMSLEQKTTFVFVILLFIFLGILIVRCFRILLDPYRSMPTSTWADGLEGLEKGQFDHALA, from the coding sequence ATGATGGATGGAGGACAGCCCATCCCTTCACCACTGGTACCCTTTGGGAATGCATCAGATTCTAGCATGTCTCTGGAACAGAAAACAacatttgtttttgtgattttgttgtttaTCTTTTTGGGCATCCTCATCGTCAGGTGTTTCCGGATTCTTCTAGACCCATATCGGAGCATGCCAACCTCAACCTGGGCTGATGGTCTTGAAGGCCTAGAGAAAGGGCAGTTTGATCATGCCCTTGCTTAG